A genome region from Arachidicoccus soli includes the following:
- a CDS encoding glycoside hydrolase family 2 protein — MKLLRSVFVLLFCAFLLLTNFCKAQAVQQIQLKSFNLQSSTQIKQNGKSLSNPAFHSTISWFKATVPSTVLTALVANKIYPDPYVGMNNMLIPDASDSFNSMYDLNKYSYLPNVKNPWKDPYWYRTHFKIDAKDKGATYQLIFNGINYRAEVWLNGHLIADSSQMVGMFAKYNFDVSKFINYGSENALAVKIYPLDFPGKPDSAQLKALGSFFLNGGPTGDIGKNVTELCTVGWDWVPAVRDRNMGIWQPIYLRKTGSVTFGQTKIATELPNLPDTGLAKIDLQFVLNNHCDKKVNGVIKVSILPENFNNQSVNSISFTQNVSVDPASAKTIKLNADNIKSLLIKNPVLWWPNGYGAPNLYRIKMQYINDRKVLDDTSFVFGIRTVSSSSSFVNGFARRYFYVNGKRVHLVGGAWVPDMLLNRDSTRYDYELHLCQNANLNLVRIWGGGITPPEPFWDAADRHGMLVWNDFWVTGDTQGEFKGSPDYPFQTDVFIRNMRSSILSIRNHPSLLVWTGGNEGHARKELYDAMRKSIIELDGTRPFIPSSSGYAKLPKDWPQAWPDNQPAGVYSGGPYHWEDPKEYFALADAQKDWVFKDETGIPSQPPLNTLKKVIPNLVWDTTLPFPLNNVWGYHDACTGAGMYDKYYQNMVVRYGQPMDIDSFSNKMQLMNATGYQAIFEAANSKINQTGGVMLWKLNAAFPSVIWQIYDWYLLPNAGYYFMKKACEPIHIQYDQNDSSVAVINRTRYASKVYLAEADIYSVNGDKEFHTSAKVANIASDNMALALSLKDYLSQNPSLHFIILNLKDQEGTLISKNIYWTAKGNDYQSLNKMKNSQVSTRLISKKIKDGQVIFTLQLKNISHQLAFFTRIQLMQEGEEVLPTFWSDNYISLTPGEIQDLTVSAPQSLLHNKAAEILISGWNSGKRHLKVE, encoded by the coding sequence ATGAAACTACTAAGAAGTGTTTTTGTCTTGCTTTTTTGTGCATTTTTATTGCTTACAAATTTTTGTAAAGCGCAGGCTGTACAGCAGATTCAATTAAAGTCTTTTAATTTACAATCATCCACCCAGATAAAACAAAATGGGAAGTCATTGTCTAACCCTGCTTTTCACTCCACTATTTCTTGGTTTAAAGCAACAGTTCCTTCGACAGTTTTAACTGCTTTAGTTGCAAATAAAATATATCCTGACCCTTATGTAGGGATGAATAATATGTTGATTCCTGATGCTTCTGACAGTTTTAATTCGATGTATGATTTAAATAAATATTCTTATCTACCCAATGTGAAAAATCCTTGGAAAGACCCTTATTGGTATCGTACCCATTTTAAAATAGATGCTAAAGATAAAGGAGCAACTTATCAACTAATTTTTAATGGTATTAATTATCGTGCTGAAGTTTGGTTAAATGGCCATTTAATAGCCGACTCCTCTCAAATGGTAGGTATGTTTGCAAAATATAATTTCGATGTAAGTAAATTCATCAATTATGGAAGTGAAAATGCTTTGGCCGTAAAAATATATCCACTTGACTTTCCCGGCAAACCAGATTCCGCACAATTAAAAGCCTTAGGTTCTTTCTTTTTAAATGGCGGGCCAACGGGCGATATTGGTAAGAACGTGACAGAACTTTGTACAGTGGGCTGGGATTGGGTGCCTGCCGTTCGTGATAGAAATATGGGTATTTGGCAGCCGATATATTTAAGAAAGACTGGCTCGGTGACTTTTGGCCAGACTAAAATTGCTACTGAACTACCTAATTTACCTGATACAGGTTTGGCGAAAATTGATCTTCAATTTGTATTAAATAATCACTGTGATAAAAAAGTAAATGGTGTAATAAAAGTTAGTATACTCCCAGAAAATTTTAATAATCAATCAGTTAATAGTATTTCTTTTACACAGAATGTTTCTGTTGACCCAGCATCGGCTAAAACAATTAAACTCAATGCCGATAATATAAAATCCTTATTAATAAAAAATCCTGTGCTGTGGTGGCCCAACGGTTATGGTGCGCCTAATTTATATAGAATAAAAATGCAGTATATCAATGACCGCAAAGTCTTGGATGATACAAGTTTTGTCTTTGGTATTCGCACTGTAAGTTCATCTTCCAGCTTTGTAAATGGTTTTGCACGCCGCTATTTTTATGTAAATGGTAAAAGGGTTCATTTGGTAGGGGGCGCTTGGGTGCCAGATATGTTATTAAACAGAGATTCCACGCGCTATGATTATGAATTGCACCTTTGTCAGAATGCCAATTTAAATTTAGTAAGGATTTGGGGCGGGGGCATTACACCACCCGAGCCATTTTGGGATGCTGCAGATCGGCATGGTATGTTGGTATGGAATGACTTTTGGGTTACGGGTGACACACAAGGAGAATTTAAAGGTTCTCCAGATTATCCTTTTCAAACCGATGTGTTTATACGCAATATGCGCAGCTCTATTTTAAGTATTCGTAATCATCCAAGTCTGTTGGTCTGGACAGGGGGTAATGAAGGGCATGCCAGAAAAGAATTATATGATGCAATGCGAAAATCAATTATTGAATTAGATGGAACAAGACCTTTTATACCAAGCTCTTCCGGATATGCAAAATTACCGAAAGACTGGCCGCAAGCATGGCCCGATAATCAGCCTGCCGGCGTTTATAGTGGTGGTCCATACCACTGGGAAGATCCAAAAGAATATTTTGCTTTGGCAGATGCCCAAAAGGATTGGGTGTTTAAAGATGAGACCGGAATACCATCTCAGCCGCCATTGAATACTTTGAAAAAGGTGATTCCTAATTTGGTTTGGGATACTACACTACCATTTCCTTTAAACAATGTTTGGGGTTATCACGATGCGTGCACAGGTGCAGGAATGTATGATAAATATTATCAAAACATGGTGGTAAGATATGGACAACCAATGGATATTGATAGTTTTTCTAATAAAATGCAATTGATGAATGCAACAGGCTATCAAGCTATTTTTGAGGCAGCCAATTCTAAGATTAATCAAACGGGTGGTGTCATGCTTTGGAAATTGAATGCCGCATTTCCAAGTGTGATTTGGCAAATTTATGATTGGTATTTATTGCCAAATGCCGGTTATTATTTTATGAAGAAAGCTTGCGAACCCATTCATATTCAATATGATCAGAATGATTCATCAGTTGCTGTAATTAATCGTACCCGATATGCATCTAAAGTTTATTTAGCAGAAGCCGATATATATTCAGTAAATGGCGACAAAGAATTTCATACTTCGGCAAAGGTTGCCAATATTGCTTCAGATAACATGGCATTAGCATTATCTTTAAAAGATTATCTAAGTCAAAATCCTAGCTTGCATTTTATCATTTTAAATTTAAAAGATCAGGAAGGCACCCTTATTTCTAAAAATATTTACTGGACTGCAAAAGGCAATGATTATCAGTCACTAAACAAAATGAAAAATTCGCAAGTATCGACCAGATTAATCAGTAAAAAAATAAAAGATGGGCAAGTTATTTTTACGTTACAATTAAAAAACATTAGCCATCAACTGGCGTTTTTCACGCGTATACAATTAATGCAAGAGGGGGAGGAGGTATTACCCACATTTTGGTCGGATAATTATATTTCATTAACACCGGGCGAAATACAAGACTTAACAGTAAGCGCTCCACAATCATTGTTACATAATAAAGCCGCGGAAATTTTAATTTCAGGTTGGAATAGCGGTAAGCGTCATTTGAAAGTAGAATAA
- a CDS encoding glycosyltransferase family 9 protein codes for MKFLIIRFSSIGDIVLTTPAIRCLRKQYPNAEIHFLTKKKFKAVTIANPYIDKFHYYDANFSKLKKELKSEHFDYIIDLHKNLRTLRLWFSLRSKWLSYQKLSIQKFLLTKLHIDVMPKKHITLRCLEALISLGVKDDGLGLDYFIPKEEEVALDKLPLSHRDGFGAIVIGASYYTKKLPDYKLIELCDKIAAPIILLGGKEDFDEGEKIVLGSKSKLILNACGKFSLNGSADLVKKSSWVISHDTGLQYIACAFQKPVIAIWGGTSPKLAVEPYYGEQNLALYKNFIVPDLPCQPCSNFGTKSCPKKHFKCMKNQDTTSIVKELEKML; via the coding sequence ATGAAGTTTCTGATTATTCGGTTTTCATCTATTGGAGATATTGTTTTAACTACGCCTGCTATTCGTTGTTTGCGTAAACAATACCCTAATGCAGAAATTCATTTTCTTACAAAAAAGAAATTTAAGGCAGTTACTATTGCGAACCCATACATTGACAAATTCCATTATTATGACGCTAATTTTTCAAAATTAAAGAAGGAATTAAAATCGGAGCATTTCGATTATATAATCGACTTACACAAAAACCTGCGCACATTACGTTTGTGGTTTTCTCTTCGAAGTAAATGGCTCTCTTATCAAAAATTAAGTATCCAAAAATTTCTTTTAACCAAATTGCATATAGATGTAATGCCCAAAAAGCATATTACACTGCGTTGTTTGGAAGCTTTAATCTCTTTGGGCGTAAAAGATGATGGATTAGGATTAGACTATTTTATACCAAAGGAAGAAGAAGTTGCTTTAGATAAATTACCCCTCTCTCATAGAGATGGTTTTGGTGCGATAGTAATTGGAGCTTCTTATTATACCAAAAAATTGCCCGATTATAAACTGATTGAACTTTGTGACAAAATTGCTGCACCAATAATACTATTAGGCGGTAAGGAAGATTTTGATGAAGGTGAAAAAATTGTCTTAGGGAGTAAATCTAAACTTATATTGAATGCCTGTGGCAAATTTAGTTTGAATGGATCTGCAGATTTGGTCAAAAAATCTTCTTGGGTAATTTCGCACGATACCGGACTGCAATATATTGCTTGTGCATTTCAAAAACCGGTAATTGCAATTTGGGGAGGTACTTCTCCTAAATTGGCAGTAGAGCCTTATTATGGGGAGCAAAATCTGGCTCTTTACAAAAATTTTATTGTACCGGACTTGCCTTGTCAACCCTGTTCTAATTTTGGAACCAAATCATGCCCCAAAAAACATTTCAAGTGCATGAAAAATCAGGATACTACATCCATTGTTAAGGAATTAGAAAAGATGTTATAG
- a CDS encoding prolipoprotein diacylglyceryl transferase: protein MYPNLYYLFQDLFGVKISFLKVVNSFGFFVAISFLVTAWFISREFKRRQALGYFTYTEKTITVGKPASTVDLVSNFILGFLLGYKILGIFFIKSAMANPQQFIFSANGNIPVGLLVGIIFIVLKWREKNKLKLAKPEQRILRIWPSDRVGDIVIIAAVAGFIGAKIFDNLENWDRFIQDPWGNLFSASGLTYYGGLIFATIALWYYFSKNKMRFINVADTIAPTLMLAYGLGRIGCQVAGDGDWGIINSAYLSDSNGKLSLCTPEQFKQAAVIFKDHSEQYGIVGEIQHAAFKGVSWLPDWLFAYNYPHNVNNQGIPLANCTWGNYCNYLPLPVFPTPIYEIIMSILLFAVLWYFRKKITYPGKMFGWYLIVNGLERFLIEQIRVNTKYDIPLHPSQAEIISFLLIVLGIILVTMAKKFFKPIIPVIKPS, encoded by the coding sequence ATGTACCCCAATTTATATTACCTCTTTCAAGATTTGTTTGGCGTAAAAATTTCATTTTTGAAAGTTGTCAACTCTTTTGGTTTTTTTGTAGCAATTTCATTTTTAGTAACGGCTTGGTTTATATCGCGCGAATTTAAACGTCGACAAGCATTAGGTTATTTTACCTATACGGAGAAAACCATTACGGTTGGCAAACCAGCTTCTACAGTTGATTTAGTTTCAAATTTTATACTAGGATTTTTATTGGGTTATAAAATATTAGGCATTTTCTTTATTAAATCTGCGATGGCCAATCCGCAGCAATTTATATTTTCAGCAAATGGCAATATTCCGGTTGGATTATTAGTCGGGATTATTTTTATTGTTTTAAAATGGAGAGAAAAAAACAAATTAAAATTAGCCAAACCCGAACAAAGAATATTGCGCATTTGGCCAAGTGATCGGGTAGGTGACATCGTTATCATTGCTGCAGTAGCCGGATTTATTGGTGCTAAAATATTCGACAATCTGGAAAATTGGGACAGATTTATCCAAGATCCTTGGGGCAATCTGTTTTCTGCCAGCGGTCTAACTTATTATGGAGGTTTAATATTTGCGACCATCGCCCTTTGGTATTATTTCAGTAAAAATAAAATGCGTTTTATCAATGTAGCGGATACCATTGCTCCTACGTTGATGCTGGCCTATGGTCTTGGCCGTATTGGTTGTCAGGTTGCCGGTGATGGTGATTGGGGCATTATTAATAGTGCCTATCTTTCTGACTCTAATGGGAAATTGAGTTTATGTACGCCAGAACAGTTTAAGCAGGCTGCCGTTATTTTCAAGGATCACTCAGAGCAATATGGTATTGTGGGTGAGATACAGCATGCAGCATTTAAAGGTGTTAGTTGGTTACCTGACTGGTTATTTGCCTATAATTATCCACATAATGTAAATAATCAAGGCATTCCTTTGGCAAATTGTACTTGGGGAAATTATTGTAATTACTTGCCTTTGCCGGTATTTCCTACACCTATTTACGAAATAATAATGTCTATTCTTCTATTTGCTGTTTTATGGTATTTTAGAAAGAAAATTACTTATCCGGGAAAAATGTTTGGTTGGTATTTAATAGTTAATGGTTTGGAGCGCTTCTTAATTGAGCAAATCCGGGTCAATACAAAATATGATATACCACTTCATCCATCTCAAGCGGAGATTATTTCATTTCTCTTAATAGTACTCGGAATAATATTGGTAACTATGGCCAAGAAATTTTTCAAACCGATTATACCGGTTATCAAACCTAGTTAA
- the lon gene encoding endopeptidase La, which yields MTKNNMLFQNNDENEFLPILPMNEIDSELENLEVPENIILLPLRNMVLFPGVVIPITVGRDKSINAVNDAYKGNKLIGVLAQKDVNIEEPSAKDLCKVGTIAKIIKLIKMPDGGTTIIIQGKKRFKVKSISQEDPYFKAAIEVLQEAVSPEDEEFLAHLSSIKDLATQIIQLSPNLPTEASIVLQNIENPGFLINFVSSNLNSELNEKQELLEIDLIKDRSLRLVSLLQKQLQFAELKNKVTNNARNEIDKQQREYFLQQQLKSIKDELGGDSNDLEIAAMKKQAETKKWPEAAKELFYANIAKLERMHPSTPDYSVLYNHTDFILHLPWDDFSEDNYDLKYAEKVLNQDHYGVKKIKERILEYLAVLKLKGDMKSPILCFAGPPGIGKTSLGKSIANAMGRKYIRLSLGGLHDESEIRGHRKTYIGAMPGRILQSIKKSKTSNPVIILDEIDKIGSEYKGDPSSALLEVLDPEQNNTFYDNYLELEYDLSKVLFIATANSIQNIQPALRDRLEIINLNGYAIEEKVEIAKKYLIKKQKEAHGLGKEKIKLGDKIIEKIIENYTRESGVRELDRQLASLMRNLAKKVALEEKLPATITEAFTQEVMGKPRFSNEIYKSVDIPGVAVGLAWTAVGGDILFIEALLSEGKGELKLTGNLGDVMKESAMTALTYVKANAKKLGIAIEDFSKKNIHIHVPEGAVPKDGPSAGITMLSAITSAFTGKKLLPFLGMTGEITLRGQVLPVGGIKEKVLAAKRAGLKQLILCAENEKDIQEIEPAFIKGLKFHYVTKMEEVIQMAISK from the coding sequence ATGACAAAAAATAATATGCTGTTTCAAAATAATGATGAAAACGAATTCCTGCCAATTCTCCCGATGAATGAGATCGATTCTGAATTGGAAAATCTAGAGGTTCCCGAAAACATTATTTTGCTTCCATTAAGAAATATGGTGCTGTTTCCGGGTGTTGTTATTCCTATTACTGTTGGACGCGACAAAAGTATTAATGCAGTAAATGATGCATACAAAGGCAATAAACTAATCGGTGTATTGGCACAAAAAGATGTGAATATTGAAGAACCTTCCGCGAAAGATTTGTGTAAAGTAGGGACTATCGCCAAAATAATTAAGTTGATAAAAATGCCGGATGGGGGCACAACAATTATTATTCAGGGGAAAAAAAGATTTAAAGTAAAAAGTATATCGCAAGAAGATCCTTATTTTAAAGCAGCAATAGAAGTATTGCAAGAAGCTGTATCTCCAGAAGATGAAGAGTTTCTTGCCCATCTTAGTAGCATAAAAGATTTGGCTACTCAAATTATTCAATTATCTCCTAATCTACCAACAGAAGCCTCTATTGTTTTGCAAAATATAGAAAACCCTGGTTTTCTTATAAATTTTGTGAGTAGTAATCTCAATAGTGAACTTAATGAAAAACAAGAACTTCTGGAAATTGATTTAATAAAAGATCGTTCTTTAAGGCTAGTAAGTTTATTACAGAAACAATTGCAATTTGCAGAATTGAAAAATAAAGTTACCAATAATGCACGTAATGAAATCGACAAACAACAACGCGAATATTTCTTACAACAACAACTTAAAAGTATTAAGGATGAATTAGGTGGTGACAGCAATGATTTAGAAATTGCAGCCATGAAAAAGCAGGCCGAAACTAAGAAATGGCCGGAAGCTGCAAAAGAATTATTCTATGCCAATATCGCGAAATTGGAACGCATGCATCCTAGTACGCCTGACTATTCGGTATTATACAATCATACAGACTTTATTTTGCATTTGCCTTGGGACGATTTTTCTGAAGATAATTACGATTTAAAGTATGCAGAAAAAGTCCTTAACCAAGATCATTATGGCGTAAAGAAGATAAAAGAACGGATTTTAGAATATTTGGCGGTATTAAAATTAAAGGGGGATATGAAAAGCCCGATACTTTGCTTTGCCGGCCCTCCGGGTATAGGTAAAACTTCACTTGGAAAGAGTATTGCCAACGCGATGGGAAGAAAATATATCCGACTAAGCTTGGGAGGTTTGCACGATGAAAGCGAAATACGTGGTCATCGTAAAACGTACATCGGTGCGATGCCGGGTCGTATATTGCAAAGTATCAAGAAGTCAAAGACGTCTAACCCGGTAATCATCTTAGATGAAATAGATAAAATTGGAAGCGAATACAAAGGGGATCCTTCATCTGCTTTATTAGAAGTACTTGATCCTGAACAGAATAATACGTTTTATGATAATTATCTGGAACTCGAATATGACTTAAGTAAAGTACTATTTATTGCAACAGCTAATAGTATACAAAATATACAACCCGCATTGCGCGACCGATTGGAAATCATCAATTTAAATGGCTATGCGATTGAAGAGAAAGTTGAAATTGCCAAGAAATATTTAATTAAAAAGCAAAAAGAAGCGCACGGTTTAGGCAAAGAAAAAATTAAACTTGGTGATAAGATTATCGAAAAAATTATAGAAAACTACACGCGCGAAAGTGGTGTACGTGAGCTAGATAGACAGTTAGCAAGTTTAATGCGCAACCTTGCCAAAAAAGTTGCCTTAGAAGAGAAATTACCAGCTACAATTACAGAAGCATTTACCCAAGAAGTTATGGGTAAACCTCGTTTTTCTAATGAAATATATAAAAGTGTTGATATTCCCGGTGTCGCCGTTGGCTTGGCCTGGACAGCAGTGGGTGGCGATATTTTATTTATTGAAGCATTGTTGAGTGAAGGAAAAGGTGAACTTAAACTTACCGGCAATCTTGGTGATGTAATGAAAGAAAGTGCGATGACTGCATTGACTTATGTAAAAGCCAATGCCAAGAAACTAGGTATTGCTATAGAAGATTTTTCTAAAAAGAATATTCACATTCATGTACCCGAAGGAGCTGTGCCCAAAGATGGGCCGAGTGCAGGCATTACGATGCTTTCAGCAATTACCTCAGCATTTACCGGGAAGAAACTATTACCATTTTTAGGTATGACTGGTGAGATTACCTTGCGTGGTCAAGTATTACCGGTTGGGGGCATAAAAGAAAAAGTGCTCGCAGCCAAAAGAGCAGGGTTAAAACAATTAATTTTATGTGCTGAAAATGAAAAAGATATTCAGGAAATAGAGCCTGCATTTATCAAAGGTCTTAAGTTTCATTATGTAACAAAAATGGAAGAAGTGATTCAAATGGCCATCTCCAAATAA
- a CDS encoding 16S rRNA (uracil(1498)-N(3))-methyltransferase, with amino-acid sequence MQLPVFYEPELPKELTTFTLSEDSSKHCIQVLRMKVNEHFHITDGAGNLLTVEIIAPHKKNCVVKIINQHFYPRTTKEICVAITPTKNNSRMEWLLEKLTEIGVQKIILMQSEHSERHTIKYERLHNILVSAMLQSQQLYLPELSELTDFKQVVFNENFQEKYIAHCANDEKKTILPINKNNLSKIILIGPEGDFSANEIALSKVQKYTPVSLGETRLRTETAGLVAAVLLIH; translated from the coding sequence ATGCAGCTACCTGTTTTTTATGAACCGGAATTACCTAAGGAATTAACTACTTTTACTTTAAGTGAAGATTCCAGTAAACATTGCATTCAGGTTCTGAGAATGAAAGTAAATGAGCATTTTCATATTACAGATGGTGCAGGAAATCTACTTACTGTTGAAATCATTGCTCCTCATAAAAAAAATTGTGTAGTAAAAATCATAAATCAACATTTCTATCCAAGAACTACAAAAGAAATATGTGTCGCTATTACACCTACCAAAAACAATTCAAGAATGGAATGGCTTTTGGAAAAACTTACAGAAATAGGTGTTCAGAAAATTATCTTAATGCAAAGCGAACATTCAGAAAGGCATACCATAAAATACGAAAGATTACATAATATATTGGTATCGGCTATGTTACAAAGTCAACAATTATATTTACCTGAATTGAGTGAATTGACAGATTTTAAGCAAGTTGTTTTCAATGAGAATTTTCAAGAAAAGTATATCGCTCATTGTGCAAATGATGAGAAAAAAACTATCTTGCCTATCAATAAAAATAACTTAAGCAAAATTATTCTTATTGGACCTGAGGGCGATTTTTCAGCAAATGAAATTGCATTGAGTAAAGTTCAGAAATATACCCCGGTTTCTTTGGGAGAGACAAGATTGCGCACCGAAACAGCCGGCCTAGTTGCTGCTGTTTTATTAATACATTAA
- a CDS encoding L,D-transpeptidase family protein: MTIRKAIPFVLFLSFSLIIFSCGSQKKEKAQIDKTITPETSYNNLFLDSADIHVFIEKDTEYKDFEAMYVDFYRQRNFEFAWFDTSGLIEQAGNFVNLLNNDPTSVEDNDSSVSDKKLQHILDKYKRGITRNQSRKDIIQAELTLTGEFFKNAQEVFKGKGNIDAEQLGWFIPRKKIDFAGLLDSTLSGKEIAIADFLNPQFKKLRAFLQKYIDLKKADSWDSIGLDVPKLKLNDSNTAVQLIQHRLYLLGDLDEDIQSDQYDKATEEGVINFQKRYGLSPDGVVGPNFMKALNIPIDTLIRDITVNLERVRWIPAELPKEYIWVNIPDYKLDAYQNGEKVFSMRVIVGSAAHGTTIFSGNIKYVVFAPYWNVPRSIVLKEILPGIKNDPDYIRKHNMEVTGYNQGIPDVRQLPGPDNALGRVKFLFPNSYNIYLHDTPNHDLFTSRNRGLSHGCVRLSDPEKMADWLLRDDSVKYSKPIIDSLMNKNVKEKWVTLEKTVPVYLVYFTSWVDEKGRLNIRKDIYGHDAIMANKLFSY, translated from the coding sequence ATGACAATAAGAAAAGCTATTCCATTTGTTCTATTTCTTTCATTCTCCCTAATTATATTTAGTTGTGGCAGTCAGAAGAAAGAAAAGGCCCAAATTGATAAAACCATTACACCTGAGACTTCTTACAATAATCTTTTTTTGGATAGTGCAGATATTCATGTGTTTATTGAAAAAGACACGGAATATAAAGATTTCGAAGCCATGTATGTAGATTTTTACCGTCAAAGAAATTTTGAATTTGCTTGGTTTGATACTAGCGGTTTAATAGAGCAGGCCGGTAATTTTGTCAACTTATTAAATAATGACCCTACATCTGTGGAAGATAACGATAGTAGTGTTTCTGACAAAAAATTGCAACATATATTAGACAAATATAAAAGAGGGATTACGCGCAATCAATCTCGGAAGGACATTATTCAGGCAGAGCTTACACTCACAGGTGAGTTTTTTAAAAATGCACAGGAGGTTTTTAAAGGAAAGGGCAATATTGATGCAGAACAACTAGGCTGGTTTATTCCTAGAAAGAAGATTGATTTTGCTGGATTGCTTGACTCTACCCTAAGCGGAAAAGAGATTGCAATTGCAGATTTTTTAAACCCACAATTCAAAAAACTACGTGCCTTTTTACAAAAATATATTGATCTAAAAAAAGCTGATTCTTGGGATAGCATTGGTCTTGATGTACCAAAACTTAAATTAAATGATTCTAATACTGCAGTTCAATTAATACAACATCGACTTTATTTATTGGGTGATTTGGATGAAGATATTCAAAGTGATCAATACGACAAAGCTACAGAAGAGGGAGTGATAAATTTTCAAAAGCGTTATGGTCTTTCACCAGATGGTGTAGTGGGCCCCAATTTTATGAAGGCGCTTAATATTCCCATTGATACCCTTATCCGCGATATAACCGTAAACCTCGAGCGCGTTCGTTGGATTCCGGCTGAATTACCTAAAGAATATATCTGGGTAAATATTCCTGATTACAAACTTGATGCCTATCAAAATGGTGAAAAAGTTTTTAGTATGCGTGTAATTGTGGGTTCAGCGGCACATGGTACAACCATCTTCTCTGGCAATATCAAGTATGTGGTTTTTGCTCCCTATTGGAATGTTCCAAGAAGTATTGTGTTGAAAGAAATATTACCTGGTATAAAAAATGATCCGGATTACATCCGCAAACACAATATGGAAGTTACCGGCTACAATCAAGGTATCCCGGATGTTCGTCAGCTTCCGGGTCCTGATAATGCCTTGGGAAGAGTGAAATTTTTATTCCCCAATAGTTACAATATTTACCTGCATGACACGCCAAACCATGATTTGTTTACTTCCAGAAACAGAGGATTAAGTCATGGTTGCGTAAGATTGTCTGATCCGGAGAAGATGGCAGACTGGCTGTTAAGAGATGATTCAGTGAAATATTCGAAGCCCATCATTGATTCACTCATGAATAAAAATGTAAAAGAAAAATGGGTGACATTGGAAAAAACAGTCCCGGTATATTTAGTATATTTCACTTCATGGGTAGATGAAAAAGGAAGATTGAACATTCGTAAAGATATCTATGGCCACGATGCAATAATGGCCAATAAATTATTTAGTTATTAG